AACGAAGCCAATATTGACCTTTCTGATGACATTAGAGATGTTTTGTTACTAGCATTACCTATGAAAAATTTATGTTCTAAAAATTGTAAAGGATTCTGTCCTGGATGTGGAAATAATTTAAATCAATTCGAATGCGTTTGTGAGAAAATCACAATTGATCCTCGCTGGGATGCATTGAAAAAATTACAGCTCTAAAATTAATTTGTAAAGGAAAGAGAATTTTTAAATAGTTAAGGAATAAGTAAATACTATGGCAAATCCAAAAAGAAAAATATCCAGAACTCGCCGTGATAAGCGTCGGACGCATTGGAAGTTAAAAGCTCCGGCTACAAGTAATTG
This genomic window from candidate division KSB1 bacterium contains:
- the rpmF gene encoding 50S ribosomal protein L32 codes for the protein MANPKRKISRTRRDKRRTHWKLKAPATSNCSQCHQPKLPHRVCPHCGYYAGRMVYPPKE